The following DNA comes from Camelina sativa cultivar DH55 chromosome 14, Cs, whole genome shotgun sequence.
TAATACGCAGAACACTAAAAATATATCTCCCAGGGATGAAATGAAAGTAGCTTCCAATAACCTGTATCAAAATGCACCTCATGAGCCACAGCCACGGATACTGTGAGCCCTAGTTCACTGGCTACCTGGAGAACTTTCTTCTGAGCCCCTGAGGGATCAACTACATAAGGACAAAACACGAGATTTCAGATCATCAATCAGAAAAAGGGCCACCATTATATAGAGTATAAGCTCTTACTTGCACCCATATTAGTGATTATACAAGTGCCTTTCTCCACAGCCAAAGGTAGTAACAAATGCATCCACTCTGAAACTGTATAGCAGGAGGAAAACATGGCTGAAGTGATGAAACATTCCTACAAACCAATTCTAGCAACTCGATGATGACTAAtaattttcaaccaaaaaaaaaatgaagaaataaacTCAAAAACATGCCACGAGGGTCGAAACCGTCACCGCCAGATGACATAGAGAGCCAGCGATCAGCCAAAGTTCGCTCGGCTAAGCACTCAAGGACAAGATAGTTAAGGTATTCAACTCTCTGAAGCAGTTTGAGAGCCGCCAATGGCCTATCGCCGCCGAATCCAGCACCACATCCGACGTTAACCGTCTCCTTTCGCCTCTTCGGGTTCTCcctctgaaaattttaaaaaaaattcataaccACCAAGAACCGGATGATTCTCAAAAGTTGAAATAACATTCAATGAAAAATCTTACCAACTTAATCACACAATCGCTGAGATTCTCTTTACCGtccatgagagagagagagagagagagagagagagagagagagtagaggTCCCTAAAACACGAGGAAGTGGAGAGATCATGCAATTGGATCTCTCACGGATTGCTTTGAATTCCCGACGTCGATGATCACAGATTGAGGAATTTGAATTTTGGGAAAGACGTCAAAGGAAGCGAGTGGGAGGAGTGAGTGAGTCCCTTGGAGTTTTTATTATGCTTACGGCATCCACATCAAAGGATTTAACAAAACTATCTTAAAACATatcttattcttaattttggaaaaaaatgaaattaaaaactttttaaaaaacttagatATTTCATCGGTCCATTGAAAGTTATTAAATTtgaggtttttaaaaaagtatatatatatttttattgtaaattattatgttattttgtttaaattcataagacttgtatacttttaaaaaacttaaaaatattgcattcaataaaagtttaaacaaacattacataaagcatattaaaaaatagattacgaaatgattaattttaatattgatttttgcCAAACTTTTCTCATATATGCTCAACCAAATCCGCTTGCAGTCGATCATGTATTTTCTTGTCACAAACTTCATTTTGAATGGTTATCGTATCACTCATCATATTTCTGAGATTTGAAGGGATGTCTGTAGAATACGTGAAATCCACTTCTGAAGTTCGGTTTGATTCTACTTGTGCAAATGTGGCCTCATCATACTGAGTATACCCATCACGTTCATCTTCTACAATCATGTTgtgcaatatgatacatgctctcattatGTTTCCATTTTTTACCTTATCTAACATAAGAGCTGGGTttttgactatggcaaatcgagcttgcaagactccaaaagcacgctcgACATCTTTACGTACAACTTCTTGGTATGTAGCAAATAACGATGCTTTCGGATCTTGTGGCATTGAAATTGATTTGACAAAAGTagcccattttggataaataccatcggtGAGATAGTAAGCCATACGATATTGTCGTCCGTTgataaagtatttttctttggGAGCTACACCTTGtaatatgtcatcaaaaactggTGAGCGATCGAGaatattgatatcgtttaatgtacctggagctccaaaaaatgcgtgccatatccagaggtctTGTGAAGCTACAGCCTCTAGAACAATTGTTGGTTTTCCAGATTCACGTGTatattgacctttccatgcagtcggacaattcttccactcccaatgcatacaatctatgcttCCTATCATCCCGAGAAATCCGCGTATCTCTCCAATATCGAGTAGTCGCTGAAGATCTTCTGGTGTGGGTCTGCGTAGATACTCATCTCTAAATAAATGAACTATTCCTTCAACAAACTTTTCCAAACATAACATAGCAGTGCTTTCAGCAAGACGGAGGTATTCGTCAAACGCTTCCGCTGCAgaaccatatgccatcatacgaattgctGTTGTACACTTTTGTATTGCAGAGAGACCTAGCCTTCTGTGaccatttcttctttgttcaaaGTATGGAACTTCTGTTGAGAGTCGTTCGACAATACGCATGAACAAgggtttgttcattctaaaacggCGACGAAATATTTGAGGATATGTTGCATCTTCACGGAAATAGTCATCCCATAAGCGTTGGTGACCTTCTTCACGTTTTCTTTCAATGTGgactcgtttcttcttcttgggttCCAACGGATTCATTGCTTGATCAAAACGATTCTGGATTGCTTGATCAAAATAATTGTTGAGTGTTTGATCAAAATACTCATCCATCTTTTCTTCAATGTTATTAGAAGAAgatgtcatttaaaaaaaaaaatagaagaagagttTGATAAACTGGGAGAATAATAttgtacaagaagaagaatatgtatttttggaagatgaaaaaacttaatattgtgggtacaaatatgaaaaagcTTGATATTGTGGGTACAAAGATGAAAAAGCTTGACCGTAATGTGTCTACGAAGATGGTCTTATATATTGATGACCTTGTGGTGTTACAAAGGCATGACACTCTCGTTCGTGACCAACTATGCAGGTCCGTGAACTCGT
Coding sequences within:
- the LOC104743095 gene encoding uncharacterized protein LOC104743095 — encoded protein: MDEYFDQTLNNYFDQAIQNRFDQAMNPLEPKKKKRVHIERKREEGHQRLWDDYFREDATYPQIFRRRFRMNKPLFMRIVERLSTEVPYFEQRRNGHRRLGLSAIQKCTTAIRMMAYGSAAEAFDEYLRLAESTAMLCLEKFVEGIVHLFRDEYLRRPTPEDLQRLLDIGEIRGFLGMIGSIDCTLNDINILDRSPVFDDILQGVAPKEKYFINGRQYRMAYYLTDGIYPKWATFVKSISMPQDPKASLFATYQEVVRKDVERAFGVLQARFAIVKNPALMLDKVKNGNIMRACIILHNMIVEDERDGYTQYDEATFAQVESNRTSEVDFTYSTDIPSNLRNMMSDTITIQNEVCDKKIHDRLQADLVEHI